In the Deltaproteobacteria bacterium genome, CAGCACCAGCTGTCCGCCCTTCACCTCCAGCGCCAGCAACCCGCGGCGCGGGTCGGCGATGACGAAGTCCCCCTCCCCCAGCAGGTTCTTGTGATCGCGGATCCGCAGCGAGTGCCAGGCCCACCACCCCGCCGGCAGGTGCTTGGAGAGCGCCGTCCACACCCCCCGCTCCGACTCGGGCGCACCCGAGCGCGGTGAGAGACCGGGATGGAGGCCGGGGGTGGGAGCGGGCATCGGGGGGGGATTCTGCCACGAGTGGCGGCCAGACCCCATCGCATCAGCGCACCGGTCGGTCCGACTCACCCGTGCCACCGGCACGGAAGCTCCTCTACTCGTCCTCCGCCCCACCGACCGCAGGATCCGGCAACCTGCGATGGCCCTCGAAGATCGTGAGGACCGTAACCTGGCCAGGTCTGACCCGGTAGACGATCCGGTAGGTGCCGATGAGCCGCTCGCGCAGGTCCTGCCGCTCGGGGAACTCCGGTACCAGCCGGCCCGCGAGCGGAAATCCGGCCGCACTCTCGACGGCAGAGAGGATGCTCTCCACCCACTCGAATGCAGCGCCTGGATTGTCCTCCGCGATGAAGTCGGCGATCTCGTCGAGATCTCGGGTCGCACGTTCGGTCCAGGCGATCGCCGCTGGCCTCTCCACCCCCGCCACCTCCTCAGGTCAACGCTTGCGAGAACGGCGATGCCGCCGCCGCGCTCTCGCGGCGACCTCCTCATGACCGCTCACCGGACCGGCCTCTGACTGGGCCAGGCCCTCCTCCACGGCCGCTACGAAGTCGATGTGGCGAACCAGCCGATCGTAGGCCTCCGGGGAGAGCAGAACACCCGCGGCCCGGCCGTTCTGGGTGATGACGATCGGCTCCGACTCCTCCCCCAGGCGACGGAGCCACTCCGCCGTCCGGGTCTTGAACTCACTCACCGGAACGATGTTCTCCGAGACTCGCAGGGGTCGCATTCCAGGCTCCTTTTGATGATCCGTTTTTGGATCTTTATTTAGATCCATATTCTGCCCCATCTTGCCACGAATCGAGCCTGGCCTGCACCCATGCCATCGGCTTCCTTCGTAGCATGGCCCCCTGACATCGCCCGCCTCTCGCGGACCGCTGACCGCAACCGACCCGGTCTCGCTGCTATAAGGCTTCTCGAGAGCAGGGATCACCCGACACCTCCGGAAACCAAGCCCGTGCCCCTGACCGTCGACTCCTTCACCGAGAAACTCTACGACCTCAACGTCGGGCTGATCGGCGACGGTCGCGCTCAACATGAGCGCCCTCACAAGCCCGCCATGTTGCTCGCCGTGCTGGATCTCTTCGAGGCTGGCGAGATCACCGAAGGCCGGGTCGAATGGTCGGCGCCGCTGCGGGAGAGATTTTCGAAGTACCTCGGGGTCGTGAAGCACCTGAACGACCAGAACACTCCCCAGTACCCCTTCTTCCACCTGCGGTCCGAGGGGTTCTGGCACCCGCGGGAGGACCGCGGCGCAGCAGGAGTCCTCGAGCTCGCCGGCCCGCCCACCGTCGCCCAGTTCGGCTCGGCCTGGGCCGAGCTCGATCCTGACGTGACGCGACTCCTGGGCACTCCGCACAACCGCCGAAGAATCCGGGCGGCGCTGGTGACCCGGTACTTCCCACTGCACGGCGACGCACTGGCTCGGCTTGCCGGTGACCCCGGCGTGGTCGCCGAGGATGATGGGTCCGAGGGTCTGGACGAGTATCGGGCCGGCCGCACCTCCGCTTTCCGGAGGATCGTCCTGGGTCACTACGACAATCAGTGCTGCGCCTGCGGGCTACGACTCGAGATCCGTGGCCACAAGATCGTCGATGCGGCCCATGTGATTCCCTTCGCCGAGTCGCGAAACGACCACCCCTCGAACGGCATGGCGCTCTGCAAGAACCATCACTGGGCGATGGACCGCGCACTCATCGCCCCTGCCCCCGATGGCAGGTGGAGGGCCTCTCCGCTCCTGGATCCTCGACGCTCCAGCGGAGAGAGAGACCTGACCACCCTGGATGGGCAGTCCCTGCTACTTCCGAAAGACCACGCGTATCGACCGTCCCCGGAGGGCCTGGAGTGGAGATCGGACAGGTTGCTGGGCGCCTAGACCGACCTTTGCCTCTCAGCCCTTCAGCTCCTCGATCAACGCGTCCTTCGCCTCCCATCGCTCGCGCACCCACTGCTGGATGGCGTCGCGGAAGGCCTCGTCCTCCAGGTAGTCGCGGCCGAGGAGCTCGGCGGGGATCTCCAGCGCCTCGACCCGCACCTGGATCGTGGGGAGGCGGCCGCAGAGGAAATCCCAGAAGTGCGGCCTCGCACCGTAGACGATGGTGACGTCGAGGAAGGTGGTGATCTTCGAGCCGAGCGCGCCGAGGACGAAGCCGAGGCCGCCCGCCTTGGGCTTGAGCAGGTGGCGATGGGGCGAGCCCTGGTGGGCGTGCTTGCCGGGGGTGAAGCGCGTGCCCTCCAGGAAGTTCAGGATCGTCACCGGCTGGTGCTCGAACTTCCTGCAGGCCTTGCGGGTGGTCTCGAGGTCCTTGCCGCGCAGCTCGGGGTGCCTCTCCAGCTG is a window encoding:
- a CDS encoding HNH endonuclease; its protein translation is MPLTVDSFTEKLYDLNVGLIGDGRAQHERPHKPAMLLAVLDLFEAGEITEGRVEWSAPLRERFSKYLGVVKHLNDQNTPQYPFFHLRSEGFWHPREDRGAAGVLELAGPPTVAQFGSAWAELDPDVTRLLGTPHNRRRIRAALVTRYFPLHGDALARLAGDPGVVAEDDGSEGLDEYRAGRTSAFRRIVLGHYDNQCCACGLRLEIRGHKIVDAAHVIPFAESRNDHPSNGMALCKNHHWAMDRALIAPAPDGRWRASPLLDPRRSSGERDLTTLDGQSLLLPKDHAYRPSPEGLEWRSDRLLGA
- a CDS encoding acyltransferase, whose product is MRPGSTLRGVFSTTVVCLNTCVCVAPLMFVTGLKLLVPLRSFRDLCTHVLIWIAETWVAVNSWCLDWALPTRWEIEGLEGLDPEGYYLVACNHQSWADIPVLQRVFHRRIPFLKFFLKQELIWVPMLGVAWWALDFPFMKRYSRAQLERHPELRGKDLETTRKACRKFEHQPVTILNFLEGTRFTPGKHAHQGSPHRHLLKPKAGGLGFVLGALGSKITTFLDVTIVYGARPHFWDFLCGRLPTIQVRVEALEIPAELLGRDYLEDEAFRDAIQQWVRERWEAKDALIEELKG
- a CDS encoding type II toxin-antitoxin system Phd/YefM family antitoxin — protein: MRPLRVSENIVPVSEFKTRTAEWLRRLGEESEPIVITQNGRAAGVLLSPEAYDRLVRHIDFVAAVEEGLAQSEAGPVSGHEEVAARARRRHRRSRKR
- a CDS encoding type II toxin-antitoxin system RelE/ParE family toxin — its product is MERPAAIAWTERATRDLDEIADFIAEDNPGAAFEWVESILSAVESAAGFPLAGRLVPEFPERQDLRERLIGTYRIVYRVRPGQVTVLTIFEGHRRLPDPAVGGAEDE